A genomic stretch from Erysipelothrix sp. HDW6C includes:
- a CDS encoding bifunctional glycosyltransferase family 2/GtrA family protein gives MQHFAIVLPAYNPTELLLELIDDLHQHPDFGNHVKIVVINDGSNPETQPIFEAIPKTHGIKLLVHNENKGKGAALKTSFSYLLDTHIIGVVTADADGQHTPHDIYRVAASLNENPSSLIMGERDFNLDDIPPKSRFGNKITSSVFKASSGVALHDTQTGLRGIPYNFMKDLLHVKGDRYEFEMNMLMEAAKNNISFVSVPIETIYYGNNEQSHFKPVRDSIKVYSAFFKFLFSSASSFLIDIGIFALVRYFLLAHTTHAIMIATLVSRAISSLYNFVINEKVVFAGDHKKHAMGRYYILVVVQSLTSGALVSAFYALLGHKVLVIKILVDLVLFLISYQIQRRWVFQGKHND, from the coding sequence ATGCAGCATTTTGCAATCGTACTTCCCGCATACAACCCAACAGAACTTTTACTTGAACTTATTGATGATTTACATCAACATCCGGATTTTGGAAATCATGTGAAAATTGTTGTGATTAATGATGGGAGCAATCCAGAAACACAACCCATATTTGAAGCAATTCCTAAAACTCACGGAATTAAACTTTTGGTGCATAATGAAAACAAAGGAAAAGGCGCCGCACTGAAGACGTCATTTTCCTACCTTTTGGATACACACATTATTGGTGTCGTTACTGCTGATGCTGACGGGCAACATACACCTCATGATATTTACCGTGTTGCAGCGTCTCTAAATGAGAACCCAAGTTCACTCATTATGGGAGAGCGTGATTTCAATTTGGATGATATTCCACCAAAAAGTCGTTTTGGCAACAAGATCACAAGTTCTGTTTTTAAAGCAAGCAGTGGTGTTGCCTTGCATGATACACAAACAGGTTTAAGAGGGATTCCCTATAATTTCATGAAGGATCTCTTACACGTTAAAGGTGACCGCTATGAGTTTGAGATGAACATGCTTATGGAAGCCGCTAAAAATAATATTTCCTTTGTTTCAGTACCCATCGAAACAATTTATTATGGAAATAATGAGCAATCCCACTTTAAACCTGTACGTGATTCCATTAAGGTATATTCTGCATTTTTCAAGTTTCTCTTTAGCTCTGCCTCTTCCTTTCTAATTGACATCGGAATTTTCGCATTGGTGCGCTACTTTCTACTCGCACACACGACCCATGCAATTATGATTGCGACGCTTGTCTCACGGGCTATTTCTTCGTTATATAATTTTGTGATCAACGAGAAAGTAGTTTTTGCAGGCGATCATAAGAAACATGCAATGGGACGTTATTACATATTGGTTGTGGTACAATCCTTAACTTCCGGTGCTCTGGTTTCTGCTTTCTACGCACTCTTGGGACATAAGGTACTTGTCATCAAGATTCTTGTTGATCTTGTATTATTCTTAATTAGCTATCAAATTCAAAGACGCTGGGTTTTCCAAGGTAAGCACAATGATTAA
- a CDS encoding DUF5011 domain-containing protein, whose product MDKLKMWFRIKNNRIIVAVVALVVIVGTGIGWIVLSKPEPIIVFKEQIVVEYGDKIIREADVIAEILDREKSNYESVSIVNPELVFDTKNAFRVDDAAMKKAGMDEKGIQMVSDILKERQDIGKKLSEFKEWQSFSPYQTKVITLAVNGKEREYTLEYLVLDTQHPILTGVVDFDTDFNDVPDYTKLFKASDPVDGDLAVVVSGDIFYDQPGIYKLVATAVDKNGNKQEQPFTVTVNEAKSVETESAHSAENEQQNGTERTLVFRDRIMIPSPGPLGVGRILDLEASGLDASEVSIAYKTQSNEITYFTPLEEITLDDLLHESEELCYAHASDLYYLYSDYHMSYQCNLLSTGKYGLTLIDGAGSHFAFVKNPATDTIIANVNGVKTEHIITYYRRFVGGVFDLKAYQES is encoded by the coding sequence ATGGACAAACTAAAAATGTGGTTTCGCATCAAAAACAACCGTATCATTGTTGCAGTTGTTGCACTTGTAGTGATTGTTGGAACTGGGATTGGGTGGATAGTCTTAAGCAAACCTGAACCAATTATTGTATTTAAGGAGCAAATTGTTGTTGAGTATGGAGATAAAATTATCCGGGAAGCAGATGTAATCGCCGAAATACTAGATCGTGAAAAGTCAAATTACGAATCAGTCTCAATTGTAAATCCTGAACTCGTGTTTGATACGAAGAACGCGTTTCGTGTTGACGACGCAGCGATGAAAAAAGCTGGTATGGATGAAAAAGGAATTCAAATGGTCTCGGATATTCTCAAAGAAAGACAAGACATTGGGAAAAAACTCTCAGAATTTAAAGAGTGGCAATCGTTTTCACCATATCAAACAAAGGTGATTACACTCGCTGTTAATGGTAAAGAACGTGAGTACACTCTGGAGTATCTTGTCTTGGACACACAACATCCCATTTTGACTGGGGTGGTGGATTTTGATACAGACTTTAATGACGTTCCTGATTATACGAAGTTGTTTAAAGCATCTGATCCAGTAGATGGAGATCTTGCGGTTGTTGTAAGTGGTGATATCTTCTATGATCAGCCAGGGATCTATAAACTCGTTGCGACGGCAGTTGATAAAAATGGAAATAAACAAGAACAACCATTCACAGTTACAGTTAACGAAGCAAAGAGTGTAGAAACAGAATCTGCTCATTCAGCGGAGAATGAGCAACAAAATGGAACAGAGAGAACATTAGTATTCCGCGATCGAATCATGATTCCCTCACCAGGTCCATTGGGAGTTGGGCGTATCTTAGATCTAGAAGCATCGGGACTCGATGCATCCGAAGTGAGTATCGCATATAAAACACAGTCAAATGAAATAACCTATTTTACGCCTCTTGAGGAAATTACCTTGGATGATTTACTGCATGAGAGTGAAGAACTATGTTATGCACACGCATCAGACCTGTACTATCTGTACAGTGATTATCACATGTCCTACCAATGTAATCTGCTTTCAACCGGAAAGTATGGGCTTACTCTGATTGATGGGGCTGGATCACACTTTGCATTTGTTAAAAATCCCGCAACGGATACTATAATTGCGAACGTAAATGGTGTTAAGACAGAACACATCATTACATACTATCGCCGATTTGTTGGTGGCGTATTTGATCTCAAGGCATATCAAGAAAGCTAA